The proteins below come from a single Borreliella afzelii genomic window:
- the pyk gene encoding pyruvate kinase, with protein MISKLTKIVATISDLRCEPEHIKDLYDAGVNVIRLNTAHQSHEDTIKVIENVRKISNKIALMIDTKGPEVRTANIENPIIVKTGDKVIISTLPINEPNSLQTNYDGFVKEVPQGSKVLIDDGELEMTVVSKLPDRLICEIKNDGQIKNKKSINTPGISLKLQSVTEKDRGFIELAAKYNVDFIAHSFVRHSKDVQDVQKILNAIGNPDVKIISKIENQEGIDNIEEIVKASYGIMVARGDMGVEIPAEDVPIAQLKITQTCIKYGIPVITATQMLHTMIENPRPTRAEVSDIANAILNGTDAIMLSGETAYGKYPIEAVKMMTNIAKKVEKHRKRTLYKDELFYDKSTTRNYIIKCAIDATKIMDVKAIIVDSLKGKTARIMATYRASVPLFITTNSERLARELTLSYGVYSNLVDNNFKRTTEFVVTSLKILKEQGIVTDKDTVIIISGNPNRDIDKGTEFMEINTVEDAIKGRNI; from the coding sequence ATGATTTCAAAGTTAACAAAAATTGTAGCAACAATATCTGATCTTAGATGCGAGCCAGAACACATAAAAGATTTATACGATGCGGGGGTAAACGTCATAAGACTAAATACTGCCCATCAATCACACGAAGATACAATAAAAGTAATAGAAAATGTTAGAAAAATTTCAAATAAAATAGCTCTAATGATCGACACAAAAGGACCAGAAGTTAGAACAGCAAATATTGAAAATCCTATTATTGTAAAAACTGGAGATAAAGTAATCATCTCAACTTTGCCTATTAATGAGCCTAACAGCCTTCAAACTAATTATGACGGATTTGTAAAAGAAGTACCCCAAGGATCCAAAGTACTAATTGATGACGGTGAGCTTGAAATGACTGTTGTTTCCAAACTACCCGACCGATTAATTTGTGAAATTAAAAATGATGGTCAAATTAAAAATAAAAAATCAATAAATACTCCTGGTATTTCTCTTAAACTGCAATCAGTAACTGAAAAAGACAGAGGATTTATTGAACTTGCAGCAAAATATAATGTTGATTTTATTGCCCATTCGTTTGTAAGACATTCTAAAGACGTTCAAGATGTTCAAAAAATTTTAAATGCTATTGGAAATCCTGATGTAAAAATTATATCCAAAATTGAAAATCAAGAAGGAATTGACAATATTGAAGAAATTGTAAAAGCATCTTATGGAATAATGGTTGCAAGAGGAGATATGGGAGTTGAAATTCCTGCAGAAGATGTGCCCATTGCTCAACTCAAAATCACACAAACTTGCATAAAGTATGGAATACCTGTGATTACAGCAACTCAAATGCTTCATACAATGATTGAAAATCCAAGACCTACTAGAGCAGAAGTATCTGATATTGCTAACGCTATTTTAAACGGAACAGACGCAATTATGCTATCTGGAGAAACCGCTTACGGGAAATATCCGATTGAAGCTGTAAAAATGATGACAAACATTGCTAAAAAAGTTGAAAAACACAGAAAAAGGACCTTATATAAAGATGAACTTTTCTACGATAAAAGCACTACAAGAAACTATATTATTAAATGTGCAATCGATGCCACAAAGATTATGGATGTAAAAGCAATTATTGTAGATTCTCTAAAAGGCAAAACCGCAAGAATAATGGCAACTTACAGAGCAAGTGTTCCATTATTCATTACAACAAATAGCGAGAGACTGGCAAGAGAATTAACATTATCTTACGGGGTTTATTCTAATCTTGTAGACAATAATTTTAAAAGAACTACCGAATTTGTAGTAACTTCTCTTAAAATATTAAAAGAACAAGGTATTGTTACTGACAAAGACACTGTAATAATTATTTCCGGCAACCCAAATAGAGATATTGACAAAGGAACAGAATTTATGGAAATAAACACAGTAGAAGATGCAATCAAGGGGCGAAATATATAA
- the amrB gene encoding AmmeMemoRadiSam system protein B, protein MVENIFYSNNTNRLSFKLKEKKTHKAILTGYGSYEFFFKNEYLFNKIISNQTNNVFIISEAKSNFLINISDHHVWRIFNKNIKVNLKILKLLKNLNFINIDDTLIENDHKIEITLNFISNIKKNIKIIPIIFGKTWNKHLLKFCEFLAPFTNKEENSFIFLSYFTSKSTNIKKALKLEENLKHIFLKEESPSLNLILENYKSKKIFPENINAIMTILSLFKNFEFTDSKITTNTPEYLISSSILIT, encoded by the coding sequence TTGGTTGAAAACATATTCTATTCAAACAATACAAACAGATTATCATTTAAGTTGAAAGAAAAAAAAACTCACAAAGCCATCTTAACAGGTTATGGAAGCTATGAGTTTTTTTTTAAAAATGAATATTTGTTTAACAAAATAATATCAAATCAAACTAATAATGTATTTATAATCTCTGAAGCTAAAAGCAATTTTTTAATTAATATATCCGATCATCATGTCTGGAGAATTTTTAATAAAAATATTAAAGTAAACCTAAAAATATTAAAATTATTAAAAAATTTAAATTTTATCAATATAGACGATACCCTAATCGAAAATGATCATAAAATTGAAATTACATTGAATTTTATTAGCAATATAAAAAAAAATATAAAAATAATTCCAATAATTTTTGGGAAAACTTGGAATAAACATTTACTAAAATTTTGTGAGTTTTTAGCACCTTTTACAAACAAAGAAGAAAATTCATTTATTTTTCTATCTTACTTTACTTCAAAATCTACAAATATAAAAAAAGCCCTAAAGCTTGAAGAAAATTTAAAGCATATTTTTCTTAAAGAAGAATCACCCAGCCTTAATCTAATACTAGAAAACTATAAATCAAAAAAAATATTTCCAGAAAACATAAATGCGATCATGACTATTTTAAGTCTTTTTAAAAATTTTGAATTTACAGACTCAAAAATAACAACTAATACCCCAGAATACTTGATATCAAGTAGCATTTTAATAACATAA